The proteins below are encoded in one region of Thermodesulfobacteriota bacterium:
- a CDS encoding histidine kinase dimerization/phosphoacceptor domain -containing protein: protein MQKNKRGTEIEAQYISPIYDDREELIQRLKWMNKIRNLVAAGLFLLTAGLYLYFYFYEPEEKIIFFFQKRLLIWTLIVEFIEAFINTPYSFLIKRFKNIELFGTVQATLDMLLITAFTYLFGGIDFPVSIVIFAFGIALIGFIFYKGMAYWLAFVSSAGYSFIVFGQYFNWIPVIRTFQWELDIFEQTVLVIFNITAFFLMANFSGDVVDMLKNKIRSLRHVLEERDKLHILQKKLLADLHEAQAISHIGNWELDLNTRTAILSKEVAKIYGITSKSELVPMEEFIKHVHPDYVSLVTAEVDMFLEGKKQPDVQFQIIRDDGEIRWVHWIGKSEPKESNNKIRMVGTVQDISDQKKSEEALSTSLREKEVLLKEIHHRVKNNLQIISSLLYLQSRNIEDEKTASLFTDSRNRITSMALIHENLYRSDDLANISIKEYIYTLTTEIVSSYKQEGRTANLQLDIDSVPLSIDKAIPCGLIINELVSNIMKYAFPNDAVSPEDNSSETGFMQIHVSLKQTNAKQIQLIVSDNGKGFPENIDFRETTSLGLQLVNSLVDQLDGEINLKKENGTKFEILFS from the coding sequence GTGCAGAAAAATAAACGGGGAACTGAAATTGAAGCACAATATATAAGCCCCATATACGATGATCGGGAAGAGCTCATCCAGCGCCTGAAGTGGATGAATAAAATTCGCAACCTGGTGGCAGCAGGTCTTTTCCTTTTAACCGCGGGTTTATACTTGTATTTCTATTTTTATGAACCTGAAGAAAAAATAATCTTTTTTTTTCAGAAACGATTGCTTATCTGGACGCTGATTGTCGAATTCATCGAAGCCTTTATAAACACCCCCTATTCTTTTCTAATCAAACGTTTTAAGAATATTGAATTGTTCGGTACCGTTCAGGCCACCCTGGATATGTTGCTGATCACTGCTTTTACCTATCTTTTCGGCGGAATAGATTTTCCGGTTTCTATTGTGATTTTTGCCTTTGGCATCGCTTTAATCGGTTTCATTTTTTATAAAGGAATGGCTTACTGGCTGGCTTTCGTCAGTTCAGCAGGCTATAGTTTTATTGTGTTCGGCCAATATTTTAACTGGATACCGGTGATCCGCACTTTTCAGTGGGAACTCGATATTTTTGAGCAAACCGTGTTGGTCATCTTTAATATTACTGCATTTTTTTTAATGGCTAATTTCAGCGGCGATGTAGTTGACATGCTGAAAAACAAAATACGTTCGTTGCGACACGTGCTGGAGGAGCGGGACAAACTCCATATATTACAAAAAAAGCTTTTAGCCGATCTTCATGAAGCCCAGGCTATTTCTCACATCGGAAATTGGGAACTCGATTTAAATACTCGCACCGCCATTTTAAGCAAAGAGGTTGCAAAAATTTATGGAATAACCTCGAAGAGCGAATTAGTACCTATGGAAGAATTTATTAAACATGTACACCCTGATTATGTTTCTTTAGTTACTGCCGAGGTTGACATGTTCTTAGAAGGAAAAAAACAGCCTGACGTTCAATTTCAGATTATACGCGACGACGGAGAAATACGCTGGGTGCACTGGATCGGCAAAAGCGAGCCGAAAGAATCAAATAACAAAATACGAATGGTCGGAACAGTGCAGGATATTTCAGACCAAAAAAAATCGGAGGAAGCCTTGTCAACTTCCCTGCGGGAAAAAGAAGTTCTGCTAAAGGAAATCCATCACCGCGTAAAAAACAACCTGCAAATCATCTCCAGCCTGCTTTATTTACAATCAAGGAATATTGAAGATGAAAAAACAGCCTCACTGTTCACAGACAGCCGCAACCGGATTACTTCCATGGCTCTGATCCATGAAAACCTGTACCGTTCCGATGATCTTGCAAATATTTCGATAAAAGAATATATTTATACTTTAACCACCGAAATAGTAAGCTCCTATAAGCAGGAAGGTCGTACCGCTAATTTACAATTAGATATTGATTCGGTTCCCTTAAGCATAGATAAGGCCATCCCTTGTGGACTGATTATAAACGAACTGGTTTCAAACATCATGAAATACGCTTTCCCCAACGACGCTGTATCGCCCGAAGACAATTCCTCAGAAACCGGATTTATGCAAATTCATGTATCCTTAAAGCAGACGAATGCAAAACAGATACAGCTGATTGTTAGTGATAATGGCAAAGGTTTCCCGGAAAATATCGACTTCCGCGAGACCACATCCTTAGGTCTGCAGTTGGTAAATTCGCTTGTCGACCAATTGGATGGGGAAATAAACTTGAAAAAAGAAAACGGAACCAAATTTGAAATTTTATTTTCTTAA
- a CDS encoding FHA domain-containing protein produces MIKILLKHKNKLLNTFSFEKDEITIGRLKNRDIHLNNPAVSKQHARIIEKEGSYLIEDLKSTNGIYLNTVRVISRYLKDGDVITIGKYTLVVSIKTENDNNSTHNSKGRIMMLNVERLR; encoded by the coding sequence ATGATCAAAATACTGCTGAAGCATAAAAATAAATTACTAAACACTTTTTCATTCGAAAAGGATGAAATTACCATTGGCCGGCTTAAAAACAGAGATATCCACCTTAATAATCCTGCCGTTTCCAAACAACATGCACGAATTATTGAGAAAGAGGGCAGCTATTTAATTGAAGACCTGAAAAGCACCAACGGTATATATCTCAACACAGTCAGGGTTATCAGCAGGTATCTAAAGGATGGTGATGTAATAACTATTGGGAAATATACCCTGGTGGTCAGCATTAAAACAGAAAATGACAATAATTCCACCCACAATTCAAAGGGACGGATTATGATGCTTAATGTTGAAAGGCTGAGGTAG